The Cygnus atratus isolate AKBS03 ecotype Queensland, Australia chromosome 17, CAtr_DNAZoo_HiC_assembly, whole genome shotgun sequence sequence CAAGTcaaatccttttctttgttctcagggcctgctgctgctgataaAGTGGTCGGCGCATGGCATTATGTCTTATTACATTTTTGATGCAGACTGCAAAGAAACGGGTAAACTCACCATGGTTACCACGATCTGTCATTTGGCAGGGCACGCCGTACTCAGCGATGGCCTCTAgtgtctgcagcacagctctgcataCGCCTGGGTACGGGAGACAATACAGCACCCCTGGCTGCGAAGCGGCACCCGCTACCGAGCTGCCTGCTAATTCCCATCGGCAGCGATGCTCAGACTCCAGCGGCAGGTCCTTACTCATCGCTGCCTGTTGCAAGTTCTCCTCGTTTGTTTTCGTAGTTCCGTGCCGACTGAGTCACTGCCGGCTTCGCGCTCCCATGCCGAGGCCAGCTCCTGTCCACTGCAGTGCCTTGCGTCTGCCAAGCTTGGGTTGGCCCCGGATTCGCTGCTTTGTCTTGCCACGTCGTGTTTCTAGTAGGGCTTTCTCTCTTACCTAGACGAGCCCTGCGGTGTTATTTCGCACAGACGAAGCACGTGTCGTTGTTCCACTCAGCATGACCTGAAATAATTACCATCTATATTGTCATTAACTGAGATGGTGGTGGAAAACGGTCTTGGTTTTTGTTCTGCTGAGTGGGTAAAGCGGGATGCCTGAGCTTGGTCATCTGAGTCCTGGCCTTGGTTCAGAACCGGTTTGGAGCTCCCAGGGCTTGTGTGCATGATGGGTGACTGCCTGCAGTAACAGCTTAGGAACAAGTCCTTACAGGACGGGTCTTTTGTGTTATTGTACGTGAGGAAAAATCGCTTAAGTCTTTCTTTACTTAATCGAGGTAATTAAACCTTCCTACCTTATAGCACAAAGGGTTCGTTAAGGTTTTTGGAGCATTTTGAAATCTTTGGAGGAAAGATGCGGTTTGCTGTTGTGCCGCGTTTGATAAGTGTTGAAATTCAGTCATCTGGACGTGAAATATTGGCTGAGTTGTAAGTACAGAAATCTTGCAATTGTGCATGCATTTCGAGCTGATAATGTGAAGAACTGAttgagagcagagctggcatcCGTGCTGTTTCTTCACAGTGCAGGAGCCGTACTCCATGGGTGCGTTtagtttagtttcttttttttttttttttttactattcttCAGCAAAATGTGACAATTAGCTCCACGTGAAACTGTATTAACAGAAACACACGTTGTAATGCCAGAAAATTTACCAGCTTagttaaaaacagagaaaccttcttttttttttaagttgaccTAGTGACCAGCCCAGTTTACCTTCGTTAGGATTTCACGTCTAGTTAAAATTAAGAACGCGCTCTCTTCTCGTAACAAAGACGCCACCACAATGATATCCTGTGATTAATTCTGAAGTGGAAAGAGACTTCCCAACTGAGGAGGAGAGCCTGTTCAGCGGCGCTTTTCACAAACTActggctttctgtttctttttgtagtgAGGGGAAAGAGGGAATGAAATCACTTGCAACTTTTAAACAAAGCTAGTGATTTACATAGTTCTGAGCCCCAGTGACTTTTGGCATCAGTTTAATTTAGATTCAAATGAAGGCTGGTGAATAAGATCTGTTCCCTGTGGGGAAGGCAGTTGGGAATTTTCAGCAAGGAAGTTTGTAAAAGGGCAGATTTTTTCCGACAGCAGGCAGGCGAAGACAGCAGCATCAGTGGATGCAGGGGCACTTAGCTGCAAGAgtggagaagagcagcagctagGTCGAACATCGCCTTAGTCCTGAGTGCGCAGTCCGTAACCAGCAGGTCCTCTAAAGCGGTTGTAAAACGGGCAGCATAATTAAGGCCTTCAAGAAAAATCTAAAGGTTGCTTCTCAACCCCAAATTCTTCCCGTTGCGGGGTGGAGAGGTGTTTTGATTCCTCATTTCTGGAGCAGCTCACTAATGATCACATCTGAGTCTGCTTCTTTAACTCTTAGCTGAGTCAAAACCCggtatgtatatacatatttttttataacaCTAGAAAAAGTAACCATAACCCAAAgagatgttatttttccttaggCTTATGCGGCGCTGTTTGACTTGCTAAAAATGTTTGGTATCACACAAAGAGGAATAACACTAGTGCTCTTCACCTCCGATGTCACAAAATGAGCAGCAGATCCGATATATACCTCAACCGACTGTTCTCTATGAATAGTTTTGGCATCAGCTGAAAATAGTACCGAGGGTAACTTGCATTGACCATGTGATGACACTTTGAGTTGCAAAATTGCTTTCAGATAACTTgcactgaaaaagtaaaaatagcaCAGTACGTTAGACTCATCTCTGTGGAATGTATATATGCAAAAATAGGGCTCCTTAATATTTGGTTTGTCTCGGCAGAACAACCTGTCATGTTACACCGTTTCACTTTTAGGCAAACAATTTGGGCTGATAATGTTGCAGGCTGTGCTATTTTCAAATGTACAGCAAACATTAGGGAAGCGTTCATTTAACTGTTCTCTTCCTAGCGAATAGTGTGGCTCTGGAATGGCGTTAGTCGGCTTGGACAAAGGTGAGAGGTTACGGctttagaaaagagaagagctaCCTAGGGTGTGTCCCAACGTAAGCGGCTAATCCATCTTTACataataacagatttttttcttttttttctctacagctGGGAGTGTTCACTCTCCCTCCACAAGTATGGCAACGTCTGCGCAATACAGACAGCTTATAAACGACTACGGACCCCCATCCCTAGGGTATACACAAGGGATGCAGGTACAGctctgcttgttttgctttaaccAGGTCACCGACCGTACGTTTGCATGGTTTGTGTGGATTGTGGCCTGTAATCTGAGGTGTTCCTCCCTCCCACCAACGTTTGAAATCAAACCCAAATGGCAGACTGATTCATCGCACATGTCTTGGGATCAAATTAGACTAAGCAGAGTGCTGAGTGAGATTAGTTACTAATTAACTGTTAGTCCCTTCTGAGTCACAGTGAACCATGTCTTGAGTTATGTTCTGCTAGGAAGGGCtgtggcattttaaaaaattatttgttagaAAAGTGATATTCCTACACCTttaactgttttcctttggcaAACTGATAACGTAAGATTTACAGTCTCATGAAGTGCGTGTTACAGACATTCCAATGGGCAGCTTCAGGAATCCAGCTggtttctttctgtgaaatttgTTAACCACTTTATAGGATTCCCCTTATCATATGGGCAGTTTTGTTTTATCTACGCCTCACTCTCCCTACCTAGCTAACTCCTCCACAAAATGTACATCTGAACAttgataaaagcagaaagagggTTAAATAAGTAGTTCTGTTTGCTGGTTTTGTAGACCTGATTTAACTTCTGTTTCACGTAAGGTTCCAATCTTGTAGTTGCATCCTCCCAGTTAATTCTGATTTTGGAAGGGCACGTAGCATTGTGTCCAACTGTAGCAGGaagggcaaaaagaaaataatgtttacgTAACAAATGcgaaattttattaaaaaaaaaaaaaaagtggcttcCAGGGCTATTTCTGGTCCTCTGTGAATTTCCAGTTGctgtttgttcttgttgttttgtttttagcagtgTTCAATTGAGATCAATCTACTTTCAACTACAGGGTACCAGCAGCAGTCAAGTACCGCAAAGCAAATATGCAGAACTTCTAGCTATCATAGAAGAATTAGGGAAAGAGATCAGACCCACGTACGCTGGGAGTAAAAGCGCGATGGAGAGGCTAAAACGAGgtaatgtttgattttttttttaaatgtcccATGCCCTTTGTGTGCTGACTGCTTGTATACAGCTTCGTAACAGTGCTTCTCCTTGAAAGCGGACAGCTGTCTGGAGCTTGTTAGTAAACGAGGTGTATTAACCAGTAATTGAAACTTTGGTATACTCTATTCTTGCTGGATTTGATAGATAAACTAGTGGCCAAATGTGTTTCATGTGCACAAGGGGGTTTTCAGTTAATAGTTCAAAGTTATTTTAGAACCCTTATGTTGTCAGTTGGCGGTGTTCTGCCAGGTTCCTAGTCACTTGCTCGCCCCTTCTACTGCCTTTCCTCCCTAACCTGAGAAATACACAGCCAAGCATCGTTTACTTCCTCTCATAAACATCACCCACCTACTTGACCCAAGAACCTTTACTGAAGTGCATTTTGATTAGAGAAATATTACACGGTGGTAAATCACTCAGGCTGCTGGAGAGAGAGACAGGCAAAACAAGGTGGTTTTATCAGCGAAAGCTGTTCAGACCGAGATGTCAAACAGACGTGTTCCTGCTCTCCGTGGAGCGTCGGGCTGCTTAGGCTCCATTACCTGCTTCAAGTGGATGTCATTAGCAGTCTGCTCGTAAGGGACGCAGAAGCTTTTAGGCCTGGCTGATGAGGTCTCTTTAGCTTTGCTTAGTCAGCTAAAAGGGGTCACAGAAATGCCCTTTCCTCGCAGTGTAAAAGAAACCCCCACATGCCCCACTGCTGACATCAGCTTGACATTGTCCCCTGCAGGGGACGTGCAAGGGATATTTCTGAAGGAGCAGTGGGACATTCCACTGCTTGAGCTCCTGGAGTGACCCTGAATGCCACCGACAATGCTTGCGCTGGCAGCCCTGTCCTTTGCCAGTATGTGTAGTtaccttttcctccctttccttggTTCTTGTGCTGAGTTTGGCTCATGCATTCGAACCTGAACAGGAATGTTATTGTAGCAGACTAACTTCACCACCTCGCAACGCCCCCTTACGTTCACTCAGGACTACAAAGCTTTATTTAAGGCTCAACCATTATGGGAGAGTAATATATCTGCCGTGACATGCAATAAAATGACTAGTAGCTGTTCTGGGAAAGGATGCAATAAAGTCTGCTGATGAGTGGTAAGTGGAATCTGGCCCAGCTAAAATCAATGTTGCTGGAGTCTCTCTTTATTGCATCGCCTGAGTCAGTATTAATAGATCATGAATGGCAATAGGCTAACAGGGACAACCTGACAGGGACCGGGAGAGATGCAGACGTTCTTTGAACGGAACGGTTCGGTTCGGTGAGACAAAGTTGTTTTGCTCCTTCCTGCAGTGAGTATTTACTTAGCTAATGTAGGTTTAAGATTCAGTGCTGCCACTGCGACTGACTTGCAAATGTtgcaaaaaatccaaaataagtACTTTCTGCTGCCATCTTTTGGTCACAAACGTACCTCTCTTTGCGTTTTGGGAGCCATGTAGCTGAAGGAGCATGGGCAAGTGTGAGTAGAAGTGATTGAGAGTAACCATGTGACTGCAGCCTCCATGGCCATGTGGAGGTTATTGCTGAATAAAGTCCCTGTCCTCAGCTCCACCTGCTTCTAAGCACAAAGGCTGCTGACCTCTAAAATTGGCCAAATTCCCAGCGTTCTACATAATTCAGGGTAGTTCTGCTGCATAAACCGGGCGTCCTGCCACCAGATCCAGGCGCAGCATACTGGTTTGAGTGTGCATTTCTGCCTCCCACAGCTGCAGGATGCAGCTTTACTTGTCTGTG is a genomic window containing:
- the CDK2AP1 gene encoding cyclin-dependent kinase 2-associated protein 1 isoform X2, with the translated sequence MATSAQYRQLINDYGPPSLGYTQGMQGTSSSQVPQSKYAELLAIIEELGKEIRPTYAGSKSAMERLKRGIIHARGLVRECLAETERNARS
- the CDK2AP1 gene encoding cyclin-dependent kinase 2-associated protein 1 isoform X1 gives rise to the protein MSLGMSYKPNLNAHIPGTPLTPAGSVHSPSTSMATSAQYRQLINDYGPPSLGYTQGMQGTSSSQVPQSKYAELLAIIEELGKEIRPTYAGSKSAMERLKRGIIHARGLVRECLAETERNARS